A segment of the Nostoc sp. TCL26-01 genome:
AGGAAAAGTCCGACTCAGAGGTAAACCGAAAGCAGGCTGTTACTGGCGAGACTATAAAACCGTTCGTCTGCAAGGGATTTACTATGGTGCGTTTTTTGATGACAACCAATCATTAGTTGATTATGTCAATAGCCAACGTCTGGTTAACCCGTTAGTGTGCTTGGGGGATGGTCATGATGGCGTGTGGAATCTAGTCAAAGAGTTTGGTAAAACAGAAAATTTTGAGCGTTGGGAAATCTTGGATTGGTATCACCTCAAAGAAAATCTCTATAAAGTTGGTGGTTCTTTAAAACGGCTTAAAGCTGCTGAAACGCTGTTATGGCAAGGTCAGATAGAAGAAACTCAAGCTTTATTTCTTCATTGTCGAGGTAAACAAGCGAAGAACTTCATTGCTTATCTTGAAAAACATCGCTCTCGTCTTGTCAATTATGCCTATTACCAGGCTGAACAACTTTGTTCTATTGGTTCTGGCGCAGTTGAATCTGCTATTAAACAAATTGGTGCGAGGATTAAAATTTCTGGCGCACAGTGGAATGTTGATAGTGTTAATCACATCCTCTCTATTCGTTGTGCTTATCTCAATGGTTTATTAGCTATTTGAGTCTTTCTGCCAAAAGTGGATGCTCCCGTGCAATTTCTGTGAAACAGGCTACAATCGGAACAGTCTTTATAAGAAAATATGCCAACAGTCATAACTCATTTGTATGGGGTGGTAAATTTTTTTATCAAGACAAGTCTTTGTTTCAAACAAGTCGGTTAAAAGTTATATGCGGTAGCAGAACTTTTGGCTTGTAATCTAGTGATTAAGTCAGCATCAAATGCGACTTTATACACTCAGTAATAGCTCTTCCCAAGAAAGAGCAAAACTTCCGAAAAATATTAGGGAAACTAACTTGAACACCCCTATCTTCGGTTGTCAACTAGCTCTATTTAACAAGAGCAGTAAAAACATCTTGAGTAATTGATTCTGCAAGGAGCATGAGGAACGCGGCATGAACCAGGCTAACAACGTACTCGACAGCATTTATCAGCCTGACCTAGAAATGATGAATCAGCCTGATATCGAGTTAGAGGACCTCTTGATAGAAGAAGACGAGGACTTGTTACTCGCTGATGAAGGCGAAATCGATGAGTTTTTAGAGCCTCAGTCTGATGAGGACGACGCAAAGTCTGGAAAAGCCGCTAAATCGCGTCGTCGGACACAAAGCAAGAAAAAGCACTACACCGAAGATTCGATTCGTTTGTATCTGCAAGAAATTGGACGAATTCGCCTATTACGAGCAGATGAAGAAATTGAGTTGGCGCGGAAAATTGCTGATTTACTGGAATTAGAAAGGATTCGGGAAAGACTATCAGAGAAGTTGGAACGCGATCCTCGTGACAGTGAATGGGCCGAAGCTGTACAACTACCATTGTCAGCGTTTCGATATCGTCTGCACATTGGTCGCCGCGCTAAAGACAAGATGGTGCAATCGAACTTGCGCCTTGTAGTGTCAATTGCCAAGAAGTACATGAATCGCGGCTTGTCATTCCAAGACTTGATTCAAGAAGGCAGTCTTGGTTTGATCCGTGCGGCTGAGAAGTTTGACCACGAAAAAGGTTATAAGTTCTCCACCTACGCTACATGGTGGATTCGTCAGGCAATTACTAGAGCGATCGCTGACCAATCCCGGACAATCCGTCTACCAGTTCACCTCTACGAAACCATCTCCCGCATCAAGAAAACCACTAAGTTGCTGTCTCAAGAAATGGGACGCAAGCCGACAGAAGAAGAAATCGCCACTCGTATGGAAATGACCATCGAGAAACTACGGTTTATCGCTAAATCTGCCCAATTACCAATCTCGTTAGAAACACCCATTGGTAAAGAAGAAGATTCCCGCTTAGGTGATTTCATCGAATCCGATGGCGAAACCCCAGAAGACCAAGTTTCTAAAAATCTTCTCCGTGAAGACTTAGAAAAAGTCCTCGACAGCCTCAGCCCTCGTGAACGTGATGTCCTCAGACTCCGTTATGGTTTAGATGATGGTCGGATGAAGACTTTAGAAGAAATTGGACAAATATTTAACGTTACTCGTGAACGGATTCGGCAAATTGAAGCTAAAGCCCTACGTAAATTACGCCATCCCAACCGCAACAGTGTTCTTAAAGAATATATTCGCTAGTCAGTTGTCAGTAGTCAGTTGTGATGACTATTGACTACTGACAAATAACTTAAAAGCCTGGAACAGCATTAGCTATTCCAGGTTTTTATTTATGTTTTATCGAACAGAATTCAGTAGTCAGGAGACAGAATTCAGGATGAATTCTGTGCGACTGTAGGATCTAGCTTGCTTCTGTGTTGGCGTTAGCCTCTAGTAGAGAAGGATATTCTGAATTCTTCTTCAATATCAACTTTTCTAGGACTTAGAGAATGCCCCAGAAGTGTAAAAAACCTTGACCAGAAAATAGTTCAATCAATGCGGCTGCTAAAAAGCCGATCATTGCTAAACGACCATTCCAGATTTCTGCTTGGGGGGTAAATCCCCAGCGCCAAGCATTACGGTCTTCAACTACGGGAGCAGAGAATTTTGTTGTGTCTGTCATGATTAGCACTCCAAACTGAGTTTGCTAAGGATTATTGCCGTATGTAAATTAATATAACAATTTTTTTCGGGAGCGCAACATTTATTTATACTTTTCTGGCTATAAATTCACCATAAGAGTTAGACCTACATAGCAAAACCTTTGCTACATCTATCGATAAGTAGAATTAGCCCGCACAAAATCTTATATCTATTGATACTAGTTATCAATTATTGTAGCAACCTACTGGCTGTTTACTCAGTATCTAATTGCTTATAAGACTAAGCAAAGATTTATGAGTGACTGAATCTTTCTAGTAACTATTCGCATTTAATGCAGATATCTGAGAACTTAGACAAAAGCTAGGTTATACCATTTCACGTTAATCATGATACACATAAATTATGTAGAGACGTTGCATTGCAACGTCTCTACTGTTCACATTTAAAGGAAATTGGTATTACTTCTGAAGTAGCTGCTTCCCTAACCAGCTATGATTTCATTTTGAATGGCCTATCTGTCGCAAACATTTTTTGATTTGGTATAACTAGGTCTGCAACAGTTTTGGTATGATAGCCATCCCCCAAAAACCCCAAAAAATGACCATTGAGGAATATTGGGAATGGTAACCCCAGCAAGATATTCGCTATGAGCTTTCGTATGACGGCGTTATATTGGCAAAATAAGTTTAAATCATTATGATTTTTGATATCGCATTCCCGGAAGTTGGGAAACCAAACCCATCAATTCCAACTGTAATAAAGTACTGGAAACTGAACCAGCATTCATACCTGTTTGTTGAATAATTAAATCAAAAGGTAAAGCATCACAAGCGATAACATCAAGTACTTGTTGCAGTTCTGGCGATAGATTTGGTAAGCTTAAATGCTCAGGTATTGGTGATTTATCTACTAAATCCAGCTGTGGTATTGCTCCTAGCATTTTTAACAATTCATCTAGTTCTTTGAGAATTAAAGAAGCACCTTGATTAAGTAACTTTAAACAGCCTTGGGATGGATGATCATCGAGTCTTCCTGGTAGGGCGTAAACATCTCTACCAAAATCATTAGCATAGGTAGCTGTAATTAAAGCACCGGACTTGATAGGTGCTTCCATGACTAAAATGGCACGACTTAACCCAGCAATGATTCTATTACGGCGGGGGAAATGAGTGCGATCTGGTGGAGTTTTGGCGGGATATTCACTGACGACTAAACCAGCAGTTAGAATTTGCTGATACAAATCCCGGTTTTTGTGGGGATAGATGACATCGACACCTGTACCTAAAACAGCGATTGTACGTCCACCCGCTTTCATAGCGGCGCTGTGACTGACTGTATCAATTCCCTCCGCCATCCCAGAAACTACTGTGAAGCCATTTTTGGCTAAAGCTGTGCTAATTTGCCGAGTCCACCGGATACCATATTCTGTGGGTTGGCGCGTTCCCACAATGCCAACTAAGGGTTTGTGTGCCAGATTTTCTGACAGGTCTACTTCCCCGCGATAGTACAAAATTGGCGGTGGACTGGGGGTTTCCAAAAGCAAGCGGGGATAGTCTGTATCGGCTGGTGTCCAGAAATAGGGATTTTCTTGTTCGTGTTGGCTGAGGAATTTTTCTGGATCAAGACGCGATCGCTGTTGTATAGTCTTCTCTAATGTCTGCACACCAAAACCCTCAACTTCTCCCAACTGAGCTTTGGTGGCGTTCCAAGCTGTAGCTAAACTACCAAAATGCTGCTGGAGTCTTCGCAACAAAACCGGCCCAATGCCCGAAATCTTTGTCCAAGCCAGCCAATACGCTCTTTCTTCTGCCACCTTTCTATCCTCACACCCACTGGGTTGAGTATTCCCAAATTTCAGCAATATTCATTAATCCTCTCTTTCTGTTGCGTGTGTCTGTTCCCTAGTTTCCATAAAGTCATCAGAAAACTGATTTAAGCTATCAATTAAAGTTTCCCAAGGATTTTCTTTAGAAATTAATACAACAGCATTACCTATTTTTTTGATATACACTTCATTCCCTGAAAATATATATTCTTTGGGGAGAATTACTGATTGATTGTCGTCATTTGTCGATAATTTGGCAGTATTCATCAGTTTTGCTTCTTGAGTGACTGTATATTTATTGTGCGATAACTAGTTCTAGTTTTTGTAGAATTCGTACTCTAAATTCTGCATACGCGACTTTGAACTACTTCATTTAACCCCGTCTTCTGGTTGCCAAATATACCAATTATACCAGTGACGCACTGCTAACCAAACAGCAGAGAGTAAACCTGCAATACTCAAAGTTAAACCACTATAAGGGACTAATAATCCGAAAACTGGTAGTATTGCCCCAGCGATGGTACAAATAATAGCAGCCAGAGAAGCACCACGATGCTTACCCAAGCCCCACGCTAGGGTGAGCATAATCAGGGAAATTATTGTCCAAGCTAACTGAGCATCCATGAAGCGGCTAAGATAGGTCAAAGCTAATAAACAAGCAAAGAAAATACTACCAGCGATCGCTACATTTTTTAAACTCATTGGCAAAGAAAAATACAGCAATAAAATCCACCAGAGAAATAATCCTGGTGCTAACAGTAATAGCCGGGGAAGAATCCCTGTCTGCTTAACAGGATTAGTGTTGGTGAATACGCCAAAGGGATTTTTGACAGAAACATTATCATCAAATATCCAAGTATATTGAGTGCTGCGTCCATCAACTTTCGTAGCACTGGGGACAATTCCACTAGCAAAATCAGCGCCGGCAAAGTTAGCAATGGTTGTGAGACGAAAGTTAGAGAGTAATTGTCCGCCACTACTATAAACCCAGCGTGGCCCCCCTTGCGCTTGATAAGTTAGACGAAAGCTGGTTTCTTGTCCTGGTTCTAGAGTAAAGGCAAAGTTATAGTTGTCCGGGTTGATGGGTTCTAATCTGGTGCGATTTTGCTCTACTTTATAGTTAGAAAGCAGTGAATAACCGTTGGGTGGCGGTGCTTCAAACACAAAACTCTTAATATCTTTGAGGCGATTGACGACTTTATAATCTGCACTATAGTCCACACGATAAATGGAACTGCGTCCTTGCACATCCGTGCTTTGTTCCAACTTGACTTGAATTTGTGAACCAGCTAAGGAAAGAAAGCGGTTGACTTGCTGCGTATCATTAACTTTAACTATTTTGCCATTGACTTGGGTGTTGTAAGAATATGGCTCTTGAGTGACATAGCGTACTTGCGGTGAAATTTGTTCTAACTTATCACCAGCAACACTTTGAGCTATCTGAGTAACTTTTGCCTGTTCCCAGTGATGATAACGATTACTCAAAGTAGAACAGAAAAAGAATCCTGTGACTAATAAAATTAATACCAAGGCTAAATGTTCCAATCCCCGTAGGATTTGGGAGTAGTGAATCGTCCACTCACCGAGAAAAATAGCCTGTTCTGATTTATTATACCGGGAAGCAAAACTAATAAGAGCGATCGCTATTCCTAATACCAATACTAAAAATACTATGAGTAGAGAAGCTTTGAGGAGTTCAGAACCAATCTGAATTAATTCTGTCGGATGTGTTAAATCGGGTAAACCGGGAATACCCTGACTAGTAGAGAACATTAGTAGTTTTTTTACATGATTTACACACCCAGACTGATGAAAACGCGGAAAAGTTTCAGTTAAACGCTAATGCTGTGTAACTTCCTTGCTCAGTATTGGCTTGGATAGAGAGATAGAAGTAAAAAGTTACTTTTTCTAAAGGGTGTTGACACCCCTTGTTTTTTTATGTATCTTCAAAGTATATACGTCAAACAAACGATTATTGAAAAAGTTTTGCTGCGGAAACACAAAATCGTGTGTATAGATCGCTAATACAGCGTCGGGAGAAGATGATGACAGCAGTTGTAGCTAAATGGGGAAACAGTTTAGCTGTTAGGATTCCTAGATCGATAGCTGAACAAGCTCACGTAACTGAAGGAACAGATATCAATTTTAGTGTTGAAGGCAATAGCATAGTAATTACACCAAAGAGACGAAAAAAATATACGCTTGATGAGTTACTTGAAGGGATGACCCCTGATAATTTTCATCCAGAATTTGAAACAGGTGACGCTATGGGGAATGAAGCTTGGTAGTGAAGCCGCCTTACTTTCCCAATAGAGGAGACATTGTTAAATTAGAGTTTGGCTCTGCACAACAGTTCACTGCTGAATCAATTCAACGTGTATTTACCCTTCGTAATTCTGGAATGTCATTTGATGATATTGCCATAACACTAAATAACAAGCTACAACAACAAGGGCGTGAGCAAACTGGCTATCGCCCTGTTCTTGTTATATCTCCAATTAAGTATAATCAAATGGCTTCTTTAGTTTTAGCTTGTCCTATAACCACTAACCCAAAGGGGCTTAAGTTTGAAGTTCCCCTTATTGAAGGAATGAAAACAAAAGGGGTTGTGTTAGCAGATCAAATTAAAACACTAGATTGGAAAGCTAGAAAAGTAAAATTTGTTGAAAGTGTAACAGAAGATTTAATAGAAGAAGTACAAGCAAAACTCGAAACATTAATTTTATAGAAAAAACAATGGCTCTCCCAGACTTGGGTTGATAAATTAATACTAAAGAATGGCTAAAGCGATTGATATAACAAGGATTGTCTAAAATAGAATCAAAGATTTAATAAGAATTTAATTTATTCCTCTTAAATCCCAAACTCTGTAAGGATTTAACCTGATATCAAGTATTAATTTGTTATAGCTAGTCTAAGAGAGCCAAAACAATTGTGTTAATTACGAGTTGAATACCTTACCCTCATTGCATTTTGCCTCGATGTCGTCATATTTAGATATCACGACATTTCTACACCAGAATCTATAACAATAGAAATCAGCACGGAATTTGTAATTGCTTCTTGCGGGATATAAATGCGGAAGTGCGTTACTCCGGTAGAAGTAACGCACAAGATGAGATCACGTCTTGCAAGTTTCAATTGTTATTAAATGTTTCTACCAACCAAAACCTTTTTTTAATCCATATATTGCAAGCCCAACAACAGCACCTGCTGCTACAACTGGCGCTGCTCCGATACCAATTGCAACCCCAGCAGCAGGAGCGAGTACACCAATCCCCCCCAATGTTACAGCAGCACCTCCACCGACTACAGCTCCGCCTGCTGCAAATGCTGCTGCTTCGCCAAGGTTCTCATTCATTATTAATACCTCCTATTTTTATATCTATTTTCTCAAGACTATGTTTTATATCGCATCGCATTTCTACTGTAATTAAAATAATTTTTTTATGAACCACAATTAATAGTCAAAAGCTATTGGTAATCTTCTCTTTATTTTTGAAATGCTTTAATAATCCCAATAAGTAAAACACAAACCCAAAAAGGTAGGGTAATTGGAATACATATAGCTATTATCACAATGATAATTAACACTAAAAAAACTGGCATTTTTGATTATCTACTAAAACACTTAAAAAAAGCATAATTTTTATTAAAGACCAATACCTGGGTAAAATTACTATATTTTTGGCTTTTTAGGGTCAATTTTTCCATTAAAGCCACGGCTTCGCAATAGAGATGCGAATTAAGTGTCTCTCAAAACCATCGATATGGCTTGTTTATAGCAACTAAAGTAAGAAACGAAGAGCATTCATTTTCTTAATTTGAGCAGTAGATATCATTTTTATTATCTGTTGTAACAGGAAAGAATCAAACTACTCCCCATTTTTTTGATGGGATAGCTTAAGTCCATTAAAATAGGCTATGATGTTCAGTCTTTTTGAGAGGACTTTAGCCATGAGTCAGGGATTTACAATTCTTGACTGACAGGCGGTTTGAACACTCATGGATACTGCCGTGTCGTCACTCACTTATTTGTATCATGATTAAAGTGAAATGGTATTACTGATTGTCAGGACAATGTGTGTATGTTAATTTAGAATTAGAGAGAAAGTATAACTAAAACGTATGAGCCACTTCAGTGAACCTAGAACTGAACGGATTGATATCCGTACTAGCTCTAGTGTTAAAAAGCTTTTACAGCAAGCAGCAGCAGTAAGTCATAAAAATGTTAGTGAATTTTTACTTGAACATGGTTTGCAAGCTGCACAAGACACTTTAACGAATCGAAAGCTTTTTGCGTTGAACGATGAGCAATGGCAAGCCTTTCAAGATGCTCTTGATGCTCCATGTGTTGAAAAACCACGTTTACGTCGTTTGTTAACTGAGCCTAGCGTATTTGAATAGTCTTGTGGTGTCTAACAATTTATATATCGCTAAATTAACAAAATCCCATAATCTAAAAAACTTTGATTGTGGGAATTTTGATTTAAATAATTATTTGAGCAAATATGCTTTAAAAAATCAGCAATCTGATAGTTCGACAACCTATATTGCTTGCTCAGACGATAATGTAATTGGTTACTATACTCTGACTGTAGCATCAGTTATTCAAGAAAATGCTCCACCTCGTATATCTAAAGGTTTACCAAAATATCCTATACCTGTTGCTTTATTAGCTCGGTTAGCAGTAAGTAAAGAATTTCAAAAAAAAGGTATAGGGAGAGGATTACTAAAAAACTGCTTGATTCGCGTCAATGAAGCAGCTGATCTGATTGGTATTCGTGCATTATTGGTTCATGCGAAAGATGAGAAAGTGCGTGACTGGTATCAACAATTTGATTTTGAACCTAGTCCAACAGATCCATTGCATTTATTTCTGATGTTGAAGGATATCCGCACTATTTTAGAGAGCTAAAAAGGAAAAACACGCTCCATTTGTATAGTTGTTAGTGCAGTACATAAATCCTTATAACAGTGAAGATTGACATCAAAAATAGGTAGTCAGTGATGAAGAGTGCTGAGTATCTAAGTGCTGAGTAATTTTTATTTTCCTCATCACTCAGCACTGAGTTTAGTAAACAAGCAACTAACAACTAACCACTGACTACTGATAGTCTCAATTCAATGGTTCAACTATGCTCCTTAAGCCACTGCTATTGAGGATCTTCAGCATTTCGTCGGCGTTATAGCGGTTGCTAAATACTCCGGCTTGCATGACTCTACGTCCTTGCCAAATAGTAGAAAATGCCCCAGGAGCAAGGGATTTGACTAATTCTTGCTCTTTTTCGCTTGCTGCTTCTACTACCACGCGGTAACGTACACCTGCTCTCGCAGATAATAAATCATTGCCACCATAGCCTGTTAGCTGAGATTGGGGTACTGTCACTTTTCGCATATTCCGAGTGTTTCCCAGAGGAATGTTATTGGTAGGCACAGGTAGAATGGCTGTATCTCCTATGGGTGTAACTCTAGATGGCGATGGAGATATGTTTGTCGGCCAGGACAATTCTTGTGTAGTCACGGTTTGTTCTGGCTGTTGTGCTTGGGGTGCGACAAATTCAATTGTGTTGGGATCTATTCGCACATGATTTAGTTGTGTTACTTGAGATGGTATGGATGGTAATGTCCTAGTTTTTCTGGTGGTGGCTGAGGGTAGATTATTGGGGATATCTTCGTTTGTGGTTTGGCTGGGGATGGGTGCTGGTGGTTGTTGATTGTATCTGGGTATGGCTAGAGGGATTTGTGCTGCTCCTAGTGGTGGTAATTGACTGTTGCTTTGATTGGGTGTGAGACGCTGACGAGTCTGATTGGTATTATCAGGGATGTTAGGAGCAGCAAATGTAATTTCTCCGTTGGTGGGGATGGTCTGAAGTACAGTATTAGGTGTAGCCGCAGGTTGAGAATTATTGACTATGGGTAAATCTTGAGAGGTGAGAGCTAACTTACCAGCGATACGCTGACTAGATAGAGTGTTCCCGATCGCCGGAATTATTTGTTTGGCAGTGGTAGCATTAATGTCATAACGGGTATTGTTACGAAATTCGTTGCCTCCTGGTGTGGTAGCATTACCCAAATCTGGTACAGCTTGAGCGATCGCTACTAAACCATCTTCTTTACTACCTTGAATTAAATTATTCCGTAAAATTGGCCGAGCATTACCTTGGACGATAATCCCTGAGCGATTATTTTGAATTTGATTAGCTAAAACTGCTGGCGCAGAGTTTTGGGTAACGTTAATTCCAAAACCTGTTTCCGCAAAAATGTTTTCCCGTATTTGTGCCTGGGAAGTACCGCCAATAGTTATACCATTGGCTCCGTTGCGATAAAAATAATTCTTAGTAATTGTCGTAGTGCTATTACCAGTAACAGAAACACCATCTTGGGTATTACCTGTAAATGTATTTTCTGTAATCACTGGATTACTTGCTTCAATCCACAAACCATAACCACGGGGATTGGTGTTAGTTATTGTTACTCCACTCAAACTAGTTTGATTAGCACCCACAATAGTTACGTTCTGTCCACCAAAACTGCGGCTGAGGAATTGTCCCCCACCTTGAATGGTAATCCCTTGTCCTTTGTTGCTGGTATCTCCTTGCAGAGAAACACCCGGTTTGAGCATCAAAGGAAACACTTCTCCTGTTTCTTGACTGTAAATACCAGGAGCCAGCCTAATCACTGTGTTAGGGGTAGCTATTCTCAGCGCTTGAGTAATTGTCTTTAAGGGTGTTTGCTCGCTACCATTGCCAGTACTGTCATCTCCGACACTTGGGTTGACAAACAGTACATTAACCTGAGACATTGTTGTTTCACTCAGGGGCATCTGAGCCACGGCAATATTCGCACTTGTACTTAATATTGTTATGCTCGTGACACCGACAGTAGATAATAGGGATAGTCCAAAAACTGCATATCTTGCTAATTCTAGAGAAACTAGCCTGATTTGCCAGAAGTTTAATTGACGATGTTTAGACCAAATGGGGGAAATCAACTTCACACCACTCCTTAAAAAGTAATAATAAGGTTCGGACTCGCAAATATTCAGTATGTCGATAATGTTATCCATTATCTTGACCTATTGGCTATTTTTAATACAAAGTAATTAATGAAGGGAGTGGGGACTGGGTGCTGGGGATTAGGTGGCAAAGTAGAAAAATTGCTGATTCCCTACTCTCAACTCGCTATGTAAATATATGATACAAAAACCGTTGCAAATATGAGAGAGGCTGGCTATTACGATGAAAGCATCACTAATGGGGTAGTTGTAATGGTCGAGCCATACAGCCAACACAAACAAACTCAGCAGGTTGTTTACCGCATATTAGATGCTAATCTAGATCGCGCTCGTGAGGGCTTGCGGATTATTGAAGAATGGTGTCGTTTTGGCTTGAATAGCGCAGAGTTGGCAGGGGAATGTAAGCACCTGCGTCAAGAGGTGGCTAGTTGGCACACAGCAGAATTACGCGCAGCACGAGATACGCCAGGCGATCGCGGTACTGATTTAAGCCATCCTCAAGAAGAACAGCGTTCTAGTATCAAATCTTTGTTACAAGCAAATTTTTGCCGTGTCGAAGAAGCTTTACGGGTGTTGGAGGAATACAGCAAGCTCCATAATCCAGACATGGGAAAAGCTTTTAAGCAAATGCGCTATCAGGTTTACACCCTAGAAACAAATTTAATGGGTGATCAGCGTCACCATCTACTGTGGCGATCGCGTTTATATCTCGTCACATCCC
Coding sequences within it:
- a CDS encoding ISKra4 family transposase (programmed frameshift) codes for the protein MNQDKQERIKACLQELSTLLYEEADKSKLTDLESIEKTVRSQILELVSPEIAPFFIEQKTGTKVGKTRKIKSLVGELTLKAKQLQKLGLKPRTRLSPLLQKCCLRLSANESYQKAEIEVEALTGVKVGHSTQQKLVLSQDFQLPFAKQAVSEVSVDGGKVRLRGKPKAGCYWRDYKTVRLQGIYYGAFFDDNQSLVDYVNSQRLVNPLVCLGDGHDGVWNLVKEFGKTENFERWEILDWYHLKENLYKVGGSLKRLKAAETLLWQGQIEETQALFLHCRGKQAKNFIAYLEKHRSRLVNYAYYQAEQLCSIGSGAVESAIKQIGARIKISGAQWNVDSVNHILSIRCAYLNGLLAI
- the rpoD gene encoding RNA polymerase sigma factor RpoD, coding for MNQANNVLDSIYQPDLEMMNQPDIELEDLLIEEDEDLLLADEGEIDEFLEPQSDEDDAKSGKAAKSRRRTQSKKKHYTEDSIRLYLQEIGRIRLLRADEEIELARKIADLLELERIRERLSEKLERDPRDSEWAEAVQLPLSAFRYRLHIGRRAKDKMVQSNLRLVVSIAKKYMNRGLSFQDLIQEGSLGLIRAAEKFDHEKGYKFSTYATWWIRQAITRAIADQSRTIRLPVHLYETISRIKKTTKLLSQEMGRKPTEEEIATRMEMTIEKLRFIAKSAQLPISLETPIGKEEDSRLGDFIESDGETPEDQVSKNLLREDLEKVLDSLSPRERDVLRLRYGLDDGRMKTLEEIGQIFNVTRERIRQIEAKALRKLRHPNRNSVLKEYIR
- a CDS encoding chlorophyll a/b-binding protein, whose amino-acid sequence is MTDTTKFSAPVVEDRNAWRWGFTPQAEIWNGRLAMIGFLAAALIELFSGQGFLHFWGIL
- the dprA gene encoding DNA-processing protein DprA, with product MAEERAYWLAWTKISGIGPVLLRRLQQHFGSLATAWNATKAQLGEVEGFGVQTLEKTIQQRSRLDPEKFLSQHEQENPYFWTPADTDYPRLLLETPSPPPILYYRGEVDLSENLAHKPLVGIVGTRQPTEYGIRWTRQISTALAKNGFTVVSGMAEGIDTVSHSAAMKAGGRTIAVLGTGVDVIYPHKNRDLYQQILTAGLVVSEYPAKTPPDRTHFPRRNRIIAGLSRAILVMEAPIKSGALITATYANDFGRDVYALPGRLDDHPSQGCLKLLNQGASLILKELDELLKMLGAIPQLDLVDKSPIPEHLSLPNLSPELQQVLDVIACDALPFDLIIQQTGMNAGSVSSTLLQLELMGLVSQLPGMRYQKS
- a CDS encoding antitoxin; amino-acid sequence: MNTAKLSTNDDNQSVILPKEYIFSGNEVYIKKIGNAVVLISKENPWETLIDSLNQFSDDFMETREQTHATERED
- a CDS encoding AbrB/MazE/SpoVT family DNA-binding domain-containing protein; the protein is MTAVVAKWGNSLAVRIPRSIAEQAHVTEGTDINFSVEGNSIVITPKRRKKYTLDELLEGMTPDNFHPEFETGDAMGNEAW
- a CDS encoding type II toxin-antitoxin system PemK/MazF family toxin; translated protein: MKPPYFPNRGDIVKLEFGSAQQFTAESIQRVFTLRNSGMSFDDIAITLNNKLQQQGREQTGYRPVLVISPIKYNQMASLVLACPITTNPKGLKFEVPLIEGMKTKGVVLADQIKTLDWKARKVKFVESVTEDLIEEVQAKLETLIL
- a CDS encoding DUF1778 domain-containing protein — protein: MSHFSEPRTERIDIRTSSSVKKLLQQAAAVSHKNVSEFLLEHGLQAAQDTLTNRKLFALNDEQWQAFQDALDAPCVEKPRLRRLLTEPSVFE
- a CDS encoding GNAT family N-acetyltransferase, producing the protein MVSNNLYIAKLTKSHNLKNFDCGNFDLNNYLSKYALKNQQSDSSTTYIACSDDNVIGYYTLTVASVIQENAPPRISKGLPKYPIPVALLARLAVSKEFQKKGIGRGLLKNCLIRVNEAADLIGIRALLVHAKDEKVRDWYQQFDFEPSPTDPLHLFLMLKDIRTILES
- a CDS encoding DUF1565 domain-containing protein, with translation MDNIIDILNICESEPYYYFLRSGVKLISPIWSKHRQLNFWQIRLVSLELARYAVFGLSLLSTVGVTSITILSTSANIAVAQMPLSETTMSQVNVLFVNPSVGDDSTGNGSEQTPLKTITQALRIATPNTVIRLAPGIYSQETGEVFPLMLKPGVSLQGDTSNKGQGITIQGGGQFLSRSFGGQNVTIVGANQTSLSGVTITNTNPRGYGLWIEASNPVITENTFTGNTQDGVSVTGNSTTTITKNYFYRNGANGITIGGTSQAQIRENIFAETGFGINVTQNSAPAVLANQIQNNRSGIIVQGNARPILRNNLIQGSKEDGLVAIAQAVPDLGNATTPGGNEFRNNTRYDINATTAKQIIPAIGNTLSSQRIAGKLALTSQDLPIVNNSQPAATPNTVLQTIPTNGEITFAAPNIPDNTNQTRQRLTPNQSNSQLPPLGAAQIPLAIPRYNQQPPAPIPSQTTNEDIPNNLPSATTRKTRTLPSIPSQVTQLNHVRIDPNTIEFVAPQAQQPEQTVTTQELSWPTNISPSPSRVTPIGDTAILPVPTNNIPLGNTRNMRKVTVPQSQLTGYGGNDLLSARAGVRYRVVVEAASEKEQELVKSLAPGAFSTIWQGRRVMQAGVFSNRYNADEMLKILNSSGLRSIVEPLN